The proteins below are encoded in one region of Halocatena salina:
- a CDS encoding aminotransferase class V-fold PLP-dependent enzyme, translated as MKASTTDPLDTEHIRADFPILQREFDGTQLVYLDNAATSQTPEPVIDTIAEYYRTYNANVHRGLHQLSQEASIAYEEAHDRVAEFIGASGGREEIVFTKNTTESMNLVAYAWGLAELGPEDEVVTTQMEHHSSLVTWQQIGKKTGAEVKYIRIDEEGYLDMDHAKELITDDTAMVSVAHVSNTLGTINPVSELAELAHDHGAYIFVDGAQSVPHQPVDVEAIDADFFAFSGHKMCGPTGIGVLYGKRELLESMQPYLYGGSMVRKVTYEETTFEELPWKFEAGTPVIGQGIALAAACDYLDEIGLERIQRHEHELAEYAYDRLTEFEDITVYGPPGDDRVGLVSFNLDSVHAHDLSSILNDHAVAIRAGDHCTQPLHDTLDTAASARASFYLYNTRKEIDALIEGIDDARALFA; from the coding sequence ATGAAAGCGAGCACTACCGACCCGCTGGACACCGAGCACATCAGGGCGGACTTTCCGATCCTCCAGCGGGAGTTCGACGGCACGCAGCTCGTGTATCTCGACAATGCCGCGACCAGTCAGACACCCGAGCCAGTCATCGATACCATTGCGGAGTACTACCGCACGTACAACGCGAACGTCCACCGCGGGCTTCACCAACTGAGTCAGGAGGCGTCGATCGCCTACGAGGAGGCCCACGACCGGGTGGCGGAGTTCATCGGCGCGTCGGGTGGACGCGAGGAGATCGTTTTCACGAAAAACACAACGGAATCGATGAACCTCGTGGCCTACGCGTGGGGGCTTGCAGAGCTCGGTCCCGAAGACGAGGTGGTAACCACCCAGATGGAACACCACTCCTCGCTCGTGACGTGGCAGCAGATCGGTAAAAAAACGGGCGCAGAGGTGAAATACATCCGGATCGATGAGGAGGGCTACCTCGACATGGACCACGCGAAAGAGCTGATCACCGACGACACGGCGATGGTGAGCGTCGCCCACGTCTCGAACACGCTGGGAACCATCAACCCCGTCTCGGAGCTCGCAGAGCTCGCTCACGACCACGGGGCGTACATCTTCGTCGACGGTGCCCAATCGGTGCCCCACCAACCGGTCGACGTCGAAGCGATCGATGCGGACTTCTTTGCCTTCTCCGGCCACAAGATGTGTGGTCCGACGGGAATCGGCGTGTTGTACGGCAAGCGCGAGCTGCTCGAATCGATGCAGCCCTACCTCTACGGTGGCTCGATGGTTCGGAAAGTCACCTACGAGGAGACGACGTTCGAGGAGCTGCCGTGGAAGTTCGAGGCTGGCACGCCGGTCATCGGTCAGGGCATCGCGCTCGCGGCCGCGTGTGACTACCTCGACGAGATCGGATTGGAACGCATCCAGCGCCACGAGCACGAATTGGCCGAATACGCCTACGACAGGCTCACCGAGTTCGAGGACATCACGGTGTACGGACCCCCCGGCGACGATCGAGTGGGACTCGTTTCGTTCAATCTCGACTCCGTCCACGCACACGACCTTTCGAGCATCCTCAACGATCACGCGGTCGCCATCCGGGCAGGTGACCACTGCACGCAACCGCTGCACGACACCTTGGACACCGCAGCCTCCGCACGGGCTTCCTTTTACCTCTACAACACCCGCAAGGAGATCGACGCGCTCATCGAGGGTATCGACGACGCGCGCGCGTTGTTCGCCTAA
- the sufU gene encoding Fe-S cluster assembly sulfur transfer protein SufU, translating to MGLGSDMYRQQILDHYKNPRNYGELEEPTFSHTGENPTCGDTIQIDVVLADDEETIERIAFSGDGCAISQASASLLTQQLQGMTVAELHELDRDDVIDMLGVEISPMRVKCAVLAEKVAQDGAKIHSGDIEIDTTQTE from the coding sequence ATGGGACTGGGCTCCGATATGTATCGCCAGCAGATCCTCGATCACTACAAGAACCCCCGAAACTACGGGGAACTCGAGGAGCCGACGTTCTCACACACTGGCGAGAATCCGACCTGTGGCGACACGATCCAGATCGATGTCGTGCTCGCCGACGACGAGGAAACGATCGAACGCATCGCCTTCTCCGGAGACGGCTGTGCGATCAGTCAGGCCAGCGCCTCGCTGCTCACCCAACAGCTTCAGGGCATGACTGTTGCCGAACTCCACGAACTCGACCGCGACGACGTGATCGATATGCTGGGCGTCGAGATCAGCCCGATGCGCGTCAAATGCGCCGTACTCGCCGAGAAAGTCGCACAGGACGGTGCGAAGATCCACAGCGGTGACATCGAGATCGACACGACACAAACCGAGTGA
- a CDS encoding D-glucuronyl C5-epimerase family protein: MKRRTFALLLASGLAGCNTQGNDEPPTTTEQATKPEQTSTLGGGSPTPTTAGNTTDTPSDSSSTMEIDGVEIQREQYSLQEVSYDERPTIFVNRWNEPSCRFNASEVDSIPNLQMATINGERGHMPVRTSRTMMKLLYCYRQLDRDSYLEKAIEISEAYLDTAARNDGALYFPYTMKKGGAGVTLTPPWYSALAQGTSLSAYLRLHEATGKKQYRETADAVYESFRRLTRSTDGPWTAMVDDEGYLWFEEYPHDPPTHVLNGFLTGLWGVYEYWLVTEDEKSRPLLEAAITTIKQYVEQFREPGEVSWYALNRGYRGNEFYHAMHILQLRKLHRITGDPYFKEISETFNEDHPEEAGMRT; encoded by the coding sequence ATGAAGCGCCGAACGTTTGCGCTCCTGTTGGCGTCCGGTCTCGCGGGCTGTAACACCCAAGGTAACGACGAGCCACCCACGACGACAGAGCAAGCGACGAAGCCAGAACAGACCTCGACGCTGGGAGGTGGATCACCGACACCAACCACAGCAGGGAACACCACAGACACGCCCTCAGACAGCAGTTCGACGATGGAAATCGACGGAGTCGAAATCCAGCGAGAGCAGTACTCGCTTCAGGAAGTGTCCTACGACGAACGGCCGACGATCTTCGTCAATCGGTGGAACGAGCCATCGTGTCGGTTTAACGCTTCGGAGGTCGATTCCATCCCCAACCTGCAGATGGCGACGATCAACGGTGAGCGGGGGCACATGCCGGTTCGCACGTCTCGAACGATGATGAAGTTGCTCTACTGCTACCGCCAGCTCGACCGGGATTCCTATCTCGAAAAGGCGATCGAAATCTCCGAGGCGTATCTGGACACAGCCGCACGCAACGACGGGGCGTTGTACTTTCCCTACACGATGAAAAAAGGCGGTGCTGGCGTGACACTCACTCCACCGTGGTACTCGGCGTTGGCGCAGGGTACATCGTTGTCGGCGTATCTCAGGCTGCACGAAGCGACGGGGAAAAAACAGTATCGGGAAACGGCCGACGCGGTGTATGAGAGTTTCCGGCGGCTCACGCGTTCGACCGATGGGCCGTGGACCGCGATGGTCGACGACGAGGGGTATCTCTGGTTCGAGGAGTATCCTCACGATCCGCCGACGCACGTTCTCAACGGCTTTCTCACCGGGCTGTGGGGTGTCTATGAGTACTGGCTAGTCACCGAGGACGAGAAGAGCCGACCACTGCTGGAAGCGGCGATCACCACGATCAAGCAGTACGTCGAGCAGTTCCGAGAGCCGGGCGAAGTGAGCTGGTACGCGCTCAACCGCGGCTACCGGGGCAACGAGTTCTACCACGCAATGCACATCCTCCAGCTCCGGAAGCTCCATCGGATCACCGGTGATCCGTACTTCAAAGAGATATCCGAGACGTTCAACGAGGATCATCCCGAGGAAGCCGGAATGAGAACGTGA
- the radA gene encoding DNA repair and recombination protein RadA, giving the protein MATDLENLPGVGPATAEKLQDNGYDSFQGIAVASPAELSNTADVGESTAHDIIQAAREQADIGGFETGASVLQRRERIGKLETQVAEIDEMLGGGVETQSITEVYGEFGAGKSQITHQLSVNVQLPPEVGGLGGSAIFVDSEDTFRPERIDEMVRGLDDSLIAAAMDDREIDGDPDDEEALSELVETFLDYIHVAKAFNSNHQILLAEKAQEIASEHEDSEYPVRLLCVDSLTAHFRAEYVGRGELANRQQKLNKHLHDIDRLGNLYNAAVVVTNQVQSNPDAFFGDPTKPIGGNILGHKSTFRIYLRKSKANKRIVKLVDAPNLPDGESVMRVENEGLKPE; this is encoded by the coding sequence ATGGCAACGGATTTGGAGAACCTTCCAGGCGTCGGTCCAGCAACGGCGGAGAAGCTGCAAGACAATGGGTACGATTCCTTTCAGGGTATCGCCGTCGCAAGTCCGGCGGAGCTTTCGAACACCGCCGACGTGGGTGAGAGCACGGCTCACGACATCATTCAGGCGGCACGGGAGCAGGCGGACATCGGTGGGTTCGAAACGGGGGCGTCGGTGCTTCAGCGCCGCGAGCGGATCGGCAAGCTCGAAACGCAGGTAGCGGAGATCGACGAAATGCTCGGTGGCGGCGTCGAAACCCAGTCGATCACGGAGGTGTACGGCGAGTTCGGTGCGGGCAAATCACAGATCACTCACCAGCTGTCGGTGAACGTCCAGCTGCCGCCCGAAGTGGGTGGATTGGGTGGTAGCGCCATCTTCGTGGATTCCGAAGATACGTTTCGTCCCGAGCGCATCGATGAGATGGTCCGTGGGCTGGACGATTCACTCATCGCTGCTGCCATGGATGACCGGGAGATCGACGGCGATCCGGATGACGAGGAGGCGCTGTCCGAGTTAGTGGAGACGTTTCTCGACTACATTCACGTCGCAAAGGCGTTCAACTCCAACCACCAGATCTTGCTCGCGGAAAAGGCCCAAGAGATCGCAAGCGAACACGAAGATAGCGAGTATCCAGTGCGACTGTTGTGTGTCGATTCACTCACTGCCCACTTCCGCGCGGAGTACGTCGGTCGTGGCGAGTTGGCCAACCGCCAGCAGAAGCTCAACAAGCATCTCCACGATATCGATCGACTCGGAAACCTGTACAACGCTGCCGTCGTCGTGACCAATCAGGTCCAGTCGAACCCGGACGCCTTCTTCGGCGATCCAACGAAACCCATCGGTGGCAACATCCTTGGCCACAAATCCACTTTCCGCATCTATCTCCGCAAGTCAAAGGCGAACAAACGCATCGTCAAACTCGTCGACGCACCGAACCTTCCCGATGGCGAGTCCGTCATGCGCGTCGAAAATGAGGGACTGAAACCCGAGTGA
- the pspAB gene encoding PspA-associated protein PspAB — translation MGIFDSIRQVLGLSAEADATRAAEPEDLFGMSTAYITMEADLGYTPTGEAALCFSNVDSAAFEEAEREVERILEAGRQETGTEARFNTDSHGYEWVILDDPDFEDLITSMHFAADTFVEEGFGSRLLAAVFAFQKESDTVYWVYSFRRGAYYPFAPLPGNERDSSAEFKLQSALEGELEVEDDTEYWYPLWPDGSGDPWE, via the coding sequence ATGGGCATCTTTGATTCGATCCGACAGGTACTCGGTCTCAGCGCCGAGGCAGACGCCACTCGCGCGGCCGAACCGGAGGACCTGTTCGGGATGAGCACTGCGTATATTACGATGGAGGCCGACCTCGGTTACACACCGACGGGGGAAGCCGCGCTCTGCTTTTCGAACGTCGATAGCGCGGCGTTCGAAGAAGCAGAACGGGAGGTCGAACGCATCCTCGAAGCCGGTCGTCAGGAAACGGGTACCGAAGCCCGGTTCAACACTGATTCACACGGCTATGAGTGGGTCATCCTTGATGATCCGGATTTTGAGGATTTGATCACGAGCATGCATTTCGCAGCAGACACGTTCGTCGAGGAAGGATTTGGGAGCCGGTTGCTCGCCGCCGTCTTCGCCTTCCAGAAGGAGTCTGACACCGTCTACTGGGTGTACTCGTTCCGCCGTGGCGCGTACTATCCCTTTGCGCCGCTTCCCGGCAATGAACGCGACTCCAGTGCCGAGTTCAAACTCCAAAGCGCCCTTGAGGGGGAACTGGAAGTAGAAGACGACACCGAATACTGGTATCCGCTCTGGCCCGACGGCTCCGGCGACCCGTGGGAATGA
- the htpX gene encoding zinc metalloprotease HtpX, with amino-acid sequence MEWKSDWNLRGRMAFTMFLLFALYIVFIAILAEANMWIIMPVVGVFLLGQLFFSDKLALYTMGAREVSKDEYPELHASISRLSQQADLPKPTVAVTDSRVPNAFATGRSQDSATVCVTTGILNTLNQEELEGVLAHELAHVKNRDVMVMTIASFLSTIAFMVVRWGWLFTGGGDDDSPGALVAILASLVVWIVSFFLIRALSRYREFAADRGGAMITGNPSALASALMKISGRMDKVPDRDMREQSEMNAFFIIPMKGSSIMRLFSTHPSTERRIERLQDMEREIQFA; translated from the coding sequence ATGGAGTGGAAATCGGATTGGAACCTCCGGGGGCGGATGGCCTTCACGATGTTCCTGTTGTTCGCCCTCTACATCGTGTTCATTGCCATTCTGGCAGAAGCGAACATGTGGATCATCATGCCCGTTGTGGGTGTGTTTTTGCTGGGCCAGTTGTTTTTCAGCGACAAGCTCGCGTTGTATACGATGGGCGCGCGCGAGGTGAGCAAAGACGAGTATCCCGAACTACACGCCTCGATCTCGCGGCTCTCCCAGCAGGCTGACCTGCCCAAACCGACGGTTGCGGTCACGGATTCCCGGGTCCCGAACGCGTTTGCTACCGGCCGGTCACAGGACAGTGCCACGGTCTGTGTCACCACTGGTATCCTGAACACGTTGAACCAAGAGGAACTCGAAGGGGTGTTGGCTCACGAGCTTGCCCACGTCAAAAACCGGGACGTGATGGTGATGACGATCGCTTCGTTCCTCTCGACGATCGCGTTCATGGTCGTCCGATGGGGGTGGTTGTTCACCGGTGGCGGCGACGACGACAGCCCCGGCGCACTCGTCGCCATCCTCGCCTCGCTGGTCGTCTGGATCGTCTCGTTTTTCCTCATCCGGGCGCTCTCGCGGTACCGCGAGTTCGCCGCCGATCGGGGCGGAGCCATGATCACCGGCAACCCGAGCGCACTCGCGTCCGCACTCATGAAGATTTCCGGCCGCATGGACAAGGTTCCCGACCGTGATATGCGCGAACAATCGGAAATGAACGCCTTTTTCATCATCCCGATGAAGGGAAGTTCCATCATGCGGCTGTTCAGCACCCATCCGAGCACTGAACGCCGGATCGAGCGGCTTCAGGACATGGAACGCGAAATCCAGTTCGCGTGA
- a CDS encoding 60S ribosomal export protein NMD3, which produces MGSGEFCPRCGDPVEPRSEPRPGNPSGHRARLCDDCYFEEFDLVDAPEELVVEICSGCGAVKRGEQWVDVGADDYTDVAIEETTETLGIHVEADDVEWMVEPEQIDRNTIEMHCYFTGVVRDTVIEAEHDVRVRFNRTTCTRCSRIAGEYYASTVQVRAMDRTPTETERTRAAEIANERVDEREGDRNAFITEISESNEGINVRLSTTQLGRTVATHIQRELGGTVTDSQTLITEDEDGNEVYRVTYAVRLPPFPAGTVIEPAGEDPVLVHSAHGNLKGRRLTTGKQYEADAEDGIAPDARRLGDTTDAQETTLVAVEDDHAVQVLDPDTYEAKTIPRPSYLDPDTDTVPVIKHREGLHVLPEDATASR; this is translated from the coding sequence ATGGGTTCCGGCGAATTCTGTCCTCGGTGTGGTGATCCTGTCGAGCCGCGATCGGAGCCACGTCCCGGCAATCCCAGCGGACACCGGGCACGCCTTTGTGACGACTGTTACTTCGAGGAGTTCGACCTCGTCGATGCTCCTGAGGAACTGGTCGTCGAGATCTGTAGCGGGTGTGGAGCCGTCAAGCGCGGCGAACAGTGGGTCGATGTCGGAGCAGATGATTACACGGATGTCGCCATCGAGGAGACCACCGAAACCCTCGGGATCCACGTTGAGGCCGATGACGTGGAGTGGATGGTCGAACCCGAGCAGATCGATCGGAACACGATCGAGATGCACTGTTATTTCACGGGCGTGGTACGTGATACCGTGATCGAAGCGGAACACGACGTTCGCGTGCGGTTCAACCGAACGACGTGTACGCGCTGTTCGCGAATCGCTGGGGAGTACTACGCGAGTACGGTTCAGGTCCGCGCCATGGACCGCACGCCGACCGAAACCGAGCGAACGCGTGCGGCTGAGATCGCCAACGAACGCGTCGACGAACGCGAGGGCGATCGTAACGCCTTCATTACGGAGATCAGCGAAAGCAACGAGGGGATCAACGTCCGTCTCTCGACCACACAGCTCGGTCGAACCGTCGCCACCCACATCCAGCGGGAACTCGGCGGAACGGTAACGGATTCCCAGACACTCATCACCGAGGACGAGGATGGAAACGAGGTGTACCGGGTCACTTACGCCGTCCGACTGCCGCCGTTTCCCGCCGGAACGGTCATCGAACCTGCTGGTGAGGACCCGGTGCTCGTTCACAGCGCCCACGGCAATCTGAAAGGACGACGGCTCACGACCGGAAAGCAGTACGAGGCAGACGCCGAGGACGGGATCGCTCCTGATGCACGCCGACTCGGTGACACCACCGACGCCCAGGAAACGACGCTCGTCGCTGTCGAAGACGACCACGCTGTGCAAGTGCTCGATCCCGACACCTACGAAGCGAAAACCATCCCCCGACCGTCATATCTAGATCCCGACACCGACACCGTGCCCGTCATAAAACACAGAGAAGGGTTACACGTGCTACCCGAGGACGCGACTGCGAGCCGGTGA
- a CDS encoding DUF7553 family protein — MGGETLRRAGIRLEEASETVENGLISKRLARLADQCRSLADRDPDADQLARLETTIRSASRRLDGDVAVTVRRAGQDVVVYRDQRE; from the coding sequence ATGGGCGGTGAGACCCTCCGGCGCGCAGGTATTCGACTTGAGGAGGCAAGCGAAACAGTGGAGAACGGACTGATCAGTAAGCGATTGGCGCGGCTCGCGGATCAGTGTCGGTCTCTCGCTGATCGTGATCCGGACGCCGATCAACTCGCCCGATTGGAGACCACTATCCGGTCAGCAAGCCGACGACTCGATGGGGATGTCGCCGTCACCGTTCGCCGGGCCGGGCAGGATGTCGTCGTGTACCGAGATCAACGCGAGTGA
- a CDS encoding helicase C-terminal domain-containing protein, producing the protein MNPTRIESEFPADTYRGAQRQALTDIRAAFEAGNDIVLVRAPTGSGKSLLARAIAGCARRAGEADAGQPIGAYYTTPQVSQLDDVAADPLLDDLNVIRGKGNYSCVLPGETTTPVDRAPCVRETGFDCPVKHRCPYFSDRDLAANRPIAAMTLAYFMQTAGSTVFDQRDVLVIDEAHGLVDWAEMYATIKLGPETVPVWDRTPAPEITSVDGAVEYADTLASVCDRKRQELQREPELSATEVATRDRLAELLRELQWFVTDARDAESATTWVTDQHGGEGSPLTIKPMNPERYLVHTVWDRATSFVLLSATILNKTAFCHQTGLDPSRVSLVDVDHTFPVENRPLFDVTQGKMTHEHRDETLPKLARLLVRLMQRHSDRKGIVHCHSYAIAERLATLLSEFGVEERVRSHDRENRNAVLSSWKRDESTVLLSVKMEEALDLEGDLARWQVLCKAPFPNTRDSRVASRLEDGQWGWYYRSALRTVIQACGRVVRSPTDEGATYLADESLLDLFERAHSDIPPWFQAQIDRMRSPSLPAFDPSEACTETSTDRRRSTASSTASSIEDHPLDDVWQ; encoded by the coding sequence GTGAATCCGACTCGCATCGAATCCGAATTTCCCGCCGACACGTACCGTGGTGCGCAACGTCAGGCCCTCACGGACATCCGGGCAGCGTTCGAAGCGGGCAACGACATCGTGCTCGTTCGTGCGCCCACCGGCAGCGGGAAATCGTTGCTCGCCCGGGCCATCGCTGGCTGTGCCCGACGGGCCGGAGAAGCCGACGCCGGCCAGCCCATCGGTGCGTACTACACCACTCCACAAGTCTCCCAATTGGATGACGTGGCAGCCGATCCGTTGCTCGACGATCTGAACGTCATCCGGGGCAAAGGAAACTATTCATGCGTCCTGCCGGGTGAAACGACGACGCCTGTCGACCGCGCGCCGTGTGTCCGCGAAACGGGATTCGACTGTCCCGTCAAACACCGGTGTCCGTACTTTTCTGACCGGGATCTCGCGGCAAACCGTCCGATCGCCGCGATGACGCTGGCGTATTTCATGCAAACGGCCGGCTCTACGGTGTTCGACCAGCGCGACGTGCTCGTCATCGACGAAGCCCACGGTCTGGTCGACTGGGCGGAGATGTACGCCACGATCAAACTCGGTCCTGAAACGGTTCCCGTCTGGGATCGCACGCCGGCCCCGGAGATCACGAGCGTAGATGGGGCCGTCGAGTACGCCGATACTCTCGCTTCGGTCTGTGACCGCAAGCGTCAAGAACTCCAACGCGAACCCGAACTCAGCGCCACGGAGGTGGCTACACGCGATCGGCTGGCCGAACTCCTCAGGGAGCTACAGTGGTTCGTCACTGACGCCCGCGATGCTGAGAGCGCAACGACGTGGGTCACAGACCAGCACGGGGGCGAGGGATCACCACTCACGATCAAACCGATGAACCCCGAACGATACCTCGTTCACACCGTCTGGGACCGCGCCACGTCCTTCGTGTTGTTGTCGGCGACCATCCTGAACAAGACAGCATTCTGTCACCAGACGGGACTCGATCCGTCCCGTGTCAGCCTCGTGGACGTCGATCACACGTTTCCCGTCGAGAACCGACCGCTGTTCGACGTGACACAAGGGAAAATGACCCACGAACACCGCGACGAGACGCTCCCGAAGCTCGCACGCCTCCTGGTTCGTCTCATGCAACGTCATTCCGATCGGAAGGGTATCGTCCACTGTCATTCGTACGCGATCGCCGAACGACTCGCAACGCTGCTGTCCGAATTCGGGGTCGAAGAACGTGTTCGATCGCACGATCGGGAGAATCGAAACGCCGTGCTTTCCTCGTGGAAACGCGACGAATCGACCGTGCTGCTCTCCGTGAAGATGGAAGAAGCCCTCGATCTGGAGGGGGATCTCGCCCGGTGGCAAGTGCTGTGTAAGGCACCGTTTCCGAACACGCGCGACTCTCGTGTCGCCAGCCGACTCGAAGACGGACAGTGGGGATGGTACTACCGCAGCGCGTTACGAACCGTGATCCAAGCGTGTGGACGTGTCGTCAGATCTCCCACCGACGAGGGAGCAACCTACCTCGCCGACGAAAGCCTCCTCGATCTGTTCGAACGGGCGCACTCGGACATTCCACCGTGGTTCCAAGCACAGATCGACCGTATGCGTTCTCCCTCGCTCCCGGCGTTCGATCCGAGCGAAGCGTGTACGGAGACCTCCACGGATCGACGCCGATCGACCGCTTCTTCGACCGCTTCCTCGATCGAAGATCATCCACTTGATGATGTTTGGCAGTGA
- a CDS encoding polysaccharide deacetylase family protein has translation MGGSDGSNPFDPTNSSNSTNDTNTTDGADITGQSVDSFKDVSSQWEVSYGKLTTTTQDVFQGDQSIVLQPKKNGKQTIAKVSRTFYPEALDLSGHDLSLAAKVNKPDTVKIRAEIIAPAQSSMLTATRHIPKELDEWVRFDIGYTDKQGNPVMDNVAKINLQIGPMKKPFEVLIDDLRKVPKANTGKVMFQFDDGHVSAYETVYPLFKEKDWTGSVAVIPNAVGGDDRISEANMREMGKNGWDMVGHASELLPKYSSEKQRQILQETKRYLDVKGFKRGSEHFIVPYHRVNGTSLKHISELFKTAYLQGGGPNNARRPSNPAFISRVNGESIRGTRRIVNMAAEFNQLAVIYYHEIGGEGVPVNALKKIIDHVDNADVDVITPSQLVDSSNW, from the coding sequence TTGGGTGGAAGTGACGGATCGAATCCGTTCGATCCCACCAACAGTTCCAATTCCACCAACGATACTAACACGACCGATGGAGCCGACATCACTGGTCAATCAGTGGATAGCTTCAAAGATGTATCGTCACAATGGGAGGTTAGCTACGGTAAGCTGACAACCACCACTCAAGACGTGTTTCAGGGTGACCAGTCCATCGTGCTCCAACCGAAGAAAAACGGAAAACAGACCATCGCCAAGGTCTCCCGCACGTTCTACCCGGAGGCGTTGGATCTCAGCGGCCACGATCTCTCGTTGGCTGCGAAAGTGAACAAGCCGGATACCGTCAAAATACGGGCAGAGATCATTGCTCCCGCCCAAAGTTCCATGCTCACTGCGACCCGCCATATCCCAAAAGAGTTAGACGAGTGGGTTCGGTTCGATATCGGCTATACGGACAAACAAGGCAATCCAGTGATGGACAACGTGGCGAAGATCAACCTCCAGATCGGGCCGATGAAAAAACCGTTCGAAGTGCTAATCGATGATCTGCGGAAAGTGCCCAAGGCCAACACCGGGAAGGTGATGTTCCAGTTCGACGACGGACACGTGAGTGCCTACGAAACGGTGTATCCCTTGTTCAAGGAGAAAGATTGGACGGGTTCGGTCGCCGTCATCCCGAACGCGGTCGGCGGAGACGATCGTATCTCCGAAGCCAATATGCGCGAAATGGGCAAGAACGGGTGGGATATGGTTGGTCATGCTAGCGAACTCCTCCCGAAATACTCCTCTGAAAAACAACGACAGATCCTCCAAGAGACGAAACGGTATCTCGACGTGAAGGGATTCAAACGAGGCTCGGAGCATTTCATCGTTCCGTACCACCGAGTGAACGGTACGAGTCTCAAGCATATCAGCGAGCTGTTTAAAACAGCTTATCTTCAGGGTGGAGGACCGAACAACGCCCGCCGACCCAGCAATCCCGCTTTCATCTCCCGGGTAAACGGGGAATCCATCCGAGGGACCCGTCGGATCGTCAACATGGCTGCCGAATTCAACCAGCTGGCTGTTATCTACTACCACGAGATCGGTGGTGAGGGCGTGCCCGTAAACGCCCTCAAGAAGATCATCGATCACGTCGACAATGCGGATGTCGACGTCATCACGCCCTCTCAGCTCGTCGACAGCAGCAACTGGTAG
- a CDS encoding DsbA family protein — protein sequence MSLKGTLASRRGFLVSVGVGALGGLAGCLGDGNDTGDPATTRDENGQQETNTPDQVVKTAPSDSTPRDTPTQTATPSGSLSPPFRSESGTTNYGIELAGNPVIANTSDPAVDIYYWSDYQCAYCKQFEVSDHGGFPKLIRNDVADGTVRIVLLHYPNYGQHSWTADVMATCLWNRVKDDRPDRFWEWHRTVFENQQLDGEEWSSRSSLLGYARDIDGIDADALDQCMKQNRKQHETEIKQERKRARNEGFSDTPGFVLYHPKSEQTTSFFGAQPYSTFKQQIDAYRNL from the coding sequence ATGAGTTTGAAAGGAACGTTAGCGAGCCGTCGAGGATTCCTTGTGAGCGTGGGTGTCGGCGCCCTTGGAGGACTTGCGGGGTGTTTAGGTGATGGTAACGACACAGGGGATCCCGCTACCACACGAGACGAAAACGGGCAACAGGAGACGAATACGCCGGATCAGGTGGTGAAGACTGCCCCCTCAGATAGCACACCAAGGGATACGCCGACGCAGACCGCCACTCCCTCGGGATCGCTCTCGCCCCCGTTCCGGTCGGAGTCAGGAACGACGAACTACGGGATCGAACTGGCGGGCAATCCAGTAATCGCCAACACGTCGGATCCGGCGGTCGACATCTACTACTGGTCTGATTACCAGTGTGCATATTGCAAACAGTTCGAGGTAAGCGATCACGGAGGATTCCCGAAGCTCATTCGAAACGACGTGGCTGACGGGACGGTTCGGATCGTTTTGCTTCACTACCCGAACTACGGACAACATTCCTGGACAGCCGATGTGATGGCCACCTGTCTCTGGAATCGGGTCAAAGACGATCGTCCAGACCGTTTCTGGGAGTGGCACCGGACCGTCTTCGAGAATCAACAACTCGATGGTGAAGAGTGGTCATCCCGGAGTAGCCTCCTAGGATACGCCCGTGACATCGATGGTATCGACGCCGATGCTCTCGATCAGTGTATGAAACAGAACCGCAAGCAACACGAAACGGAGATCAAACAGGAACGAAAGCGTGCCCGAAACGAAGGGTTCTCCGACACGCCCGGATTCGTACTGTACCATCCGAAATCGGAGCAAACAACCTCCTTTTTCGGCGCACAGCCGTACTCCACGTTCAAACAACAGATCGATGCCTACCGCAACCTATAA